One genomic segment of Hordeum vulgare subsp. vulgare chromosome 2H, MorexV3_pseudomolecules_assembly, whole genome shotgun sequence includes these proteins:
- the LOC123427004 gene encoding protein NBR1 homolog isoform X2, giving the protein MMPQRGAPPSLRGPVPLGRRPRDLVIKVKYGGTLKRFGASVNGSNLDHNLAALRLKIANAFKFSPDDELILTYTDEDGDVVMLDDDDDLRDAAVSQELNPLRIDVQLKSSSAGAPQPNQQVLNSRSKMSAAMEDQLAQVKSAIDEALKFVPEQVPAVLAKLSHELRSKAASSASPVHELLDCIAKLVTPKSGMQPTRGLSDSSSGSSNGNLQTVRDIKNNHASESATVSASHSQHAKSSGALGLKSVLVEKTNAQVQQAPGCTSTGVPSVLVGSGGKLWYHKKRTDALSKGKSHAQSIGKPVISSSVPPVPSFALGGSTLGSANGYMPFGSVGKINGDSSSAFPPPRGPPISSIPAFETSPRLPSYCPVPTHGLQKAFPPPPAHDYNQFRFSRPSSVNPYGIYQDPYSFGSYSGYGIPQQSIHKWVECDGCGVTPIVGSRFKSTVKHNYDLCCACFYRMGNEAEYTRMDKPLSVSERLRNLNKDKRFLQLDCRFVKDLTVPDGTRMAPSTPFRKIWSMRNNGTIVWPYGTHLAWVGGDEFARQSSVKLAVPEAGFPLDGEIDVYVDFVSPAKPGRYISYWRLTSPDLQKFGQQVWVLIEVEQPVRASGDNQTAAIDLNLPADSNPTTLRPSIVQRRPLNFLNLPAEGSTATWTTDSASDNDEDGVSLCDVIATLGRKGSKAVGSVVPPAPAAHEPVHVPMAYPQAEPVQVPIAYPQAEPVQVPIAYPQAADEPVQAPVVYSQAADEPVQVPVAYPQASSAEALGMPAGVPAPEAAPLMEHISMPEPLPAAILDNSHVAPVSMPLPDETINNDMEENLLRELVDMGFRQVDLNKEVLRQNEYDLQKSVDDLCGFHEWDPLLVELKELI; this is encoded by the exons ATGATGCCTCAACGGGGCGCCCCGCCGTCGCTCCGCGGCCCCGTGCCGCTCGGCCGCCGGCCCCGGGATCTCGTCATCAAG GTCAAATATGGCGGCACTCTCAAGCGGTTCGGTGCTTCTGTGAATGGTTCAAACTTGGATCATAATCTTGCTGCCCTTCGGTTGAAGATTGCAAATGCTTTTAAGTTCAGTCCTGATGATGAATTGATTCTCACATATACTGATGAGGATGGAGATGTTGTCAtgctggatgatgatgatgatttacgTGATGCAGCTGTTAGTCAGGAGCTGAACCCTCTTAGGATTGATGTCCAGTTGAAAAGCAGCAGTGCTGGGGCACCTCAGCCTaaccagcaggtattgaattccCGGTCTAAGATGTCTGCAGCTATGGAAGATCAACTAGCTCAGGTGAAATCAGCTATTGATGAAGCGTTGAAGTTTGTACCAGAGCAAGTTCCTGCTGTCCTTGCTAAACTATCGCATGAGCTGCGCTCTAAAGCTGCATCATCGGCATCACCGGTGCATGAGTTGCTGGATTGTATTGCTAAACTGGTAACACCCAAGAGCGGTATGCAACCTACCAGGGGTCTCTCTGATAGTTCGTCTGGCTCCTCTAATGGTAATCTACAAACAGTGAGAGACATAAAAAATAATCATGCATCTGAATCTGCAACAGTTTCAGCTTCACATTCGCAACATGCTAAATCATCTGGAGCACTTGGTCTTAAGAGTGTGCTAGTTGAGAAGACCAATGCTCAAGTTCAACAAGCACCAGGCTGTACGTCAACTGGGGTTCCATCTGTTTTAGTTGGTTCTGGTGGAAAACTCTGGTATCATAAGAAAAGAACTGATGCCCTGAGTAAGGGGAAATCACATGCCCAAAGTATTGGGAAACCTGTCATATCTTCTTCCGTGCCACCTGTTCCTTCATTTGCTCTTGGTGGCTCTACTCTTGGTTCTGCTAATGGGTATATGCCCTTTGGGTCTGTCGGAAAGATCAACGGTGATTCAAGTTCAGCCTTCCCTCCCCCCAGAGGCCCTCCGATTAGTTCAATTCCAGCCTTTGAAACTAGCCCTAGACTTCCCTCTTATTGTCCAGTTCCAACCCATGGTTTGCAGAAGGCATTCCCTCCTCCACCTGCACATGACTACAATCAGTTCAGGTTCAGTAGGCCTTCATCAGTTAATCCATATGGAATTTATCAAGATCCCTACTCATTTGGTTCATACAGTGGGTATGGTATCCCACAGCAGTCGATTCATAAATGGGTAGAATGTGATGGCTGCGGGGTGACACCGATTGTTGGGTCTCGCTTCAAGTCCACCGT CAAACATAACTATGATCTATGCTGTGCTTGTTTCTATCGCATGGGCAATGAGGCTGAATATACCAGAATGGACAAGCCGCTCTCAGTAAGTGAAAGATTGAGAAACCTGAATAAG GATAAGAGGTTCCTCCAACTTGACTGCCGTTTTGTCAAGGATCTCACTGTCCCTGATGGAACACGAATGGCTCCATCAACTCCATTTCGTAAGATTTGGTCCATGCGGAACAATGGAACTATCGTATGGCCTTATGGAACCCACCTTGCCTGGGTTGGTGGAGATGAATTTGCTCGCCAAAGCTCAGTGAAATTAGCG GTTCCAGAGGCTGGTTTCCCCTTAGATGGAGAAATTGATGTTTATGTTGACTTTGTTTCACCTGCGAAACCTGGTAGGTACATATCGTACTGGAGACTAACATCGCCGGACCTACAGAAATTTGGTCAACAAGTTTGGGTTCTTATCGAG GTGGAACAGCCTGTAAGAGCCAGTGGTGACAACCAAACTGCTGCAATAGACTTGAACTTGCCTGCAGACAGCAACCCCACAACATTGAGGCCTTCCATT GTGCAGCGCCGCCCTCTGAACTTCTTGAACTTGCCTGCAGAAGGCAGCACTGCAACCTGGACCACAGATTCTGCATCTGACAATGACGAGGACGGCGTATCTCTGTGTGATGTGATTGCCacgctgggacgaaagggatccaaAGCGGTTGGAAGTGTTGTGCCCCCTGCACCGGCAGCACATGAACCAGTTCATGTACCCATGGCTTATCCCCAGGCAGAACCAGTTCAAGTGCCCATCGCTTATCCCCAGGCAGAACCAGTTCAAGTGCCCATCGCTTATCCCCAGGCAGCAGATGAACCAGTTCAAGCACCAGTCGTTTATTCCCAGGCAGCAGATGAACCAGTTCAAGTACCCGTTGCTTATCCCCAGGCCTCATCTGCTGAAGCTCTAGGGATGCCTGCTGGTGTGCCTGCACCTGAAGCCGCACCACTGATGGAACACATCAGTATGCCAGAACCTCTACCTGCAGCTATTCTTGACAATTCACATGTTGCTCCTGTTAGCATGCCTTTGCCTGATGAAACCATCAACAACGACATGGAGGAGAACCTTCTGAGGGAACTGGTGGACATGGGCTTCAGGCAGGTTGACCTGAACAAGGAGGTGCTTCGGCAGAATGAGTATGATCTCCAGAAGTCGGTGGATGACCTGTGCGGCTTCCATGAATGGGATCCGCTCCTTGTGGAGCTGAAGGAACTG ATCTAA
- the LOC123427004 gene encoding protein NBR1 homolog isoform X1 yields the protein MMPQRGAPPSLRGPVPLGRRPRDLVIKVKYGGTLKRFGASVNGSNLDHNLAALRLKIANAFKFSPDDELILTYTDEDGDVVMLDDDDDLRDAAVSQELNPLRIDVQLKSSSAGAPQPNQQVLNSRSKMSAAMEDQLAQVKSAIDEALKFVPEQVPAVLAKLSHELRSKAASSASPVHELLDCIAKLVTPKSGMQPTRGLSDSSSGSSNGNLQTVRDIKNNHASESATVSASHSQHAKSSGALGLKSVLVEKTNAQVQQAPGCTSTGVPSVLVGSGGKLWYHKKRTDALSKGKSHAQSIGKPVISSSVPPVPSFALGGSTLGSANGYMPFGSVGKINGDSSSAFPPPRGPPISSIPAFETSPRLPSYCPVPTHGLQKAFPPPPAHDYNQFRFSRPSSVNPYGIYQDPYSFGSYSGYGIPQQSIHKWVECDGCGVTPIVGSRFKSTVKHNYDLCCACFYRMGNEAEYTRMDKPLSVSERLRNLNKDKRFLQLDCRFVKDLTVPDGTRMAPSTPFRKIWSMRNNGTIVWPYGTHLAWVGGDEFARQSSVKLAVPEAGFPLDGEIDVYVDFVSPAKPGRYISYWRLTSPDLQKFGQQVWVLIEVEQPVRASGDNQTAAIDLNLPADSNPTTLRPSIVQRRPLNFLNLPAEGSTATWTTDSASDNDEDGVSLCDVIATLGRKGSKAVGSVVPPAPAAHEPVHVPMAYPQAEPVQVPIAYPQAEPVQVPIAYPQAADEPVQAPVVYSQAADEPVQVPVAYPQASSAEALGMPAGVPAPEAAPLMEHISMPEPLPAAILDNSHVAPVSMPLPDETINNDMEENLLRELVDMGFRQVDLNKEVLRQNEYDLQKSVDDLCGFHEWDPLLVELKELGFDD from the exons ATGATGCCTCAACGGGGCGCCCCGCCGTCGCTCCGCGGCCCCGTGCCGCTCGGCCGCCGGCCCCGGGATCTCGTCATCAAG GTCAAATATGGCGGCACTCTCAAGCGGTTCGGTGCTTCTGTGAATGGTTCAAACTTGGATCATAATCTTGCTGCCCTTCGGTTGAAGATTGCAAATGCTTTTAAGTTCAGTCCTGATGATGAATTGATTCTCACATATACTGATGAGGATGGAGATGTTGTCAtgctggatgatgatgatgatttacgTGATGCAGCTGTTAGTCAGGAGCTGAACCCTCTTAGGATTGATGTCCAGTTGAAAAGCAGCAGTGCTGGGGCACCTCAGCCTaaccagcaggtattgaattccCGGTCTAAGATGTCTGCAGCTATGGAAGATCAACTAGCTCAGGTGAAATCAGCTATTGATGAAGCGTTGAAGTTTGTACCAGAGCAAGTTCCTGCTGTCCTTGCTAAACTATCGCATGAGCTGCGCTCTAAAGCTGCATCATCGGCATCACCGGTGCATGAGTTGCTGGATTGTATTGCTAAACTGGTAACACCCAAGAGCGGTATGCAACCTACCAGGGGTCTCTCTGATAGTTCGTCTGGCTCCTCTAATGGTAATCTACAAACAGTGAGAGACATAAAAAATAATCATGCATCTGAATCTGCAACAGTTTCAGCTTCACATTCGCAACATGCTAAATCATCTGGAGCACTTGGTCTTAAGAGTGTGCTAGTTGAGAAGACCAATGCTCAAGTTCAACAAGCACCAGGCTGTACGTCAACTGGGGTTCCATCTGTTTTAGTTGGTTCTGGTGGAAAACTCTGGTATCATAAGAAAAGAACTGATGCCCTGAGTAAGGGGAAATCACATGCCCAAAGTATTGGGAAACCTGTCATATCTTCTTCCGTGCCACCTGTTCCTTCATTTGCTCTTGGTGGCTCTACTCTTGGTTCTGCTAATGGGTATATGCCCTTTGGGTCTGTCGGAAAGATCAACGGTGATTCAAGTTCAGCCTTCCCTCCCCCCAGAGGCCCTCCGATTAGTTCAATTCCAGCCTTTGAAACTAGCCCTAGACTTCCCTCTTATTGTCCAGTTCCAACCCATGGTTTGCAGAAGGCATTCCCTCCTCCACCTGCACATGACTACAATCAGTTCAGGTTCAGTAGGCCTTCATCAGTTAATCCATATGGAATTTATCAAGATCCCTACTCATTTGGTTCATACAGTGGGTATGGTATCCCACAGCAGTCGATTCATAAATGGGTAGAATGTGATGGCTGCGGGGTGACACCGATTGTTGGGTCTCGCTTCAAGTCCACCGT CAAACATAACTATGATCTATGCTGTGCTTGTTTCTATCGCATGGGCAATGAGGCTGAATATACCAGAATGGACAAGCCGCTCTCAGTAAGTGAAAGATTGAGAAACCTGAATAAG GATAAGAGGTTCCTCCAACTTGACTGCCGTTTTGTCAAGGATCTCACTGTCCCTGATGGAACACGAATGGCTCCATCAACTCCATTTCGTAAGATTTGGTCCATGCGGAACAATGGAACTATCGTATGGCCTTATGGAACCCACCTTGCCTGGGTTGGTGGAGATGAATTTGCTCGCCAAAGCTCAGTGAAATTAGCG GTTCCAGAGGCTGGTTTCCCCTTAGATGGAGAAATTGATGTTTATGTTGACTTTGTTTCACCTGCGAAACCTGGTAGGTACATATCGTACTGGAGACTAACATCGCCGGACCTACAGAAATTTGGTCAACAAGTTTGGGTTCTTATCGAG GTGGAACAGCCTGTAAGAGCCAGTGGTGACAACCAAACTGCTGCAATAGACTTGAACTTGCCTGCAGACAGCAACCCCACAACATTGAGGCCTTCCATT GTGCAGCGCCGCCCTCTGAACTTCTTGAACTTGCCTGCAGAAGGCAGCACTGCAACCTGGACCACAGATTCTGCATCTGACAATGACGAGGACGGCGTATCTCTGTGTGATGTGATTGCCacgctgggacgaaagggatccaaAGCGGTTGGAAGTGTTGTGCCCCCTGCACCGGCAGCACATGAACCAGTTCATGTACCCATGGCTTATCCCCAGGCAGAACCAGTTCAAGTGCCCATCGCTTATCCCCAGGCAGAACCAGTTCAAGTGCCCATCGCTTATCCCCAGGCAGCAGATGAACCAGTTCAAGCACCAGTCGTTTATTCCCAGGCAGCAGATGAACCAGTTCAAGTACCCGTTGCTTATCCCCAGGCCTCATCTGCTGAAGCTCTAGGGATGCCTGCTGGTGTGCCTGCACCTGAAGCCGCACCACTGATGGAACACATCAGTATGCCAGAACCTCTACCTGCAGCTATTCTTGACAATTCACATGTTGCTCCTGTTAGCATGCCTTTGCCTGATGAAACCATCAACAACGACATGGAGGAGAACCTTCTGAGGGAACTGGTGGACATGGGCTTCAGGCAGGTTGACCTGAACAAGGAGGTGCTTCGGCAGAATGAGTATGATCTCCAGAAGTCGGTGGATGACCTGTGCGGCTTCCATGAATGGGATCCGCTCCTTGTGGAGCTGAAGGAACTG GGTTTTGATGATTGA